One Caulobacter segnis genomic window carries:
- the guaB gene encoding IMP dehydrogenase has protein sequence MEIREGLTFDDVLLEPGPSDVMPTQVTTETRFTREISLNIPLVSAAMDTVTESRLAIAMAQAGGLGILHRNLTNEEQADQVREVKRYESGMVINPLTIHPDTTLAEIREIKARRKISGFPVVERGSGKLVGILTNRDMRFEGDDKVPASALMTRDNLITVSEGIDHREARELLRKHKIERLIVVDEAYRAVGLITVKDIEKAQAHPLAAKDDKGRLLVGAASTVGDAGFERSMGLVDAGVDVVVIDTAHGHSSQVAQAVSRLKREANRVQIVAGNIATYDAARALIDAGADAVKVGIGPGSICTTRIVAGVGVPQLTAIMEAVRAGRESGTPIIADGGIKYSGDLAKAIAAGASTAMMGSMFAGTEEAPGEVFLYQGRSYKSYRGMGSVGAMARGSADRYFQKEVTDSFKLVPEGIEGQTPFKGPISPVLHQLVGGLRAAMGYVGAPTIPELQKRAKFVRITGAGLRESHVHDVMITREAPNYPSAV, from the coding sequence ATGGAGATTCGCGAAGGGCTCACCTTCGACGACGTTTTGCTCGAACCCGGCCCGTCCGACGTCATGCCCACTCAGGTGACGACCGAGACCCGGTTCACGCGTGAAATCAGTCTGAACATACCACTCGTGTCCGCCGCCATGGACACGGTGACCGAAAGCCGGCTCGCCATCGCCATGGCGCAGGCTGGCGGCCTGGGCATCCTGCACCGCAACCTCACCAACGAGGAGCAGGCCGACCAGGTCCGCGAGGTCAAGCGTTACGAAAGCGGCATGGTCATCAATCCGCTGACCATCCACCCCGACACCACGCTGGCCGAGATCCGCGAGATCAAAGCCCGCCGCAAGATTTCGGGCTTCCCGGTGGTCGAGCGCGGCTCGGGCAAGCTGGTCGGCATCCTGACAAACCGCGACATGCGCTTTGAGGGCGACGACAAGGTTCCAGCCTCGGCGCTGATGACCCGTGACAACCTCATCACCGTCTCGGAGGGCATCGACCACCGCGAGGCGCGTGAGCTGCTGCGCAAGCACAAGATCGAACGCCTGATTGTCGTCGACGAGGCCTATCGCGCCGTCGGCCTGATCACGGTGAAGGACATCGAGAAGGCCCAGGCCCACCCGCTGGCCGCCAAGGACGACAAGGGTCGTCTGCTGGTCGGCGCGGCCTCGACCGTCGGCGACGCCGGTTTCGAGCGCTCGATGGGCCTGGTGGACGCCGGCGTCGACGTCGTCGTCATCGACACCGCTCACGGCCACTCCAGCCAGGTCGCCCAGGCCGTCAGCCGTCTGAAGCGCGAAGCCAACCGCGTCCAGATCGTGGCCGGCAACATCGCCACCTACGACGCCGCCCGCGCCCTGATCGACGCCGGCGCCGACGCGGTGAAGGTGGGCATCGGTCCCGGCTCGATCTGCACCACCCGCATCGTCGCGGGCGTGGGCGTGCCGCAGTTGACCGCGATCATGGAAGCCGTGCGCGCCGGTCGCGAGAGTGGCACCCCGATCATCGCCGACGGCGGCATCAAGTACTCGGGCGACCTGGCCAAGGCCATCGCGGCCGGGGCCTCGACCGCCATGATGGGTTCGATGTTCGCCGGCACCGAGGAGGCGCCGGGCGAGGTGTTCCTGTACCAGGGCCGTTCGTACAAGAGCTATCGCGGCATGGGCTCGGTGGGCGCCATGGCCCGCGGCTCGGCCGACCGCTACTTCCAGAAGGAAGTCACGGACAGCTTCAAGCTGGTGCCGGAAGGCATCGAGGGCCAGACCCCGTTCAAGGGACCGATCTCGCCGGTGCTGCACCAGTTGGTCGGCGGCCTGCGCGCGGCGATGGGCTATGTCGGCGCGCCGACCATCCCGGAGCTGCAGAAGCGCGCCAAGTTCGTGCGCATCACGGGCGCGGGCCTGCGGGAGAGCCACGTCCACGACGTGATGATCACGCGCGAAGCCCCCAACTATCCGAGCGCGGTCTAG
- a CDS encoding RlmE family RNA methyltransferase, whose amino-acid sequence MSDEQPPRKRMVKPPAGGNEGGRGKPARLKTAYGRTPSQQAWLERQINDPFSAKARALGYRSRAAFKISEIDDKFRFFKKGAKVIDLGCAPGGWLQIAVERGVTDLVGIDLLPVDPVAPAHLLEMDFTADDAPEKLLELLGGKPDLVMSDMAPNTVGHRETDHLRIVGLIEIAAEFAIDVLKPGGAFVAKAFQGGETAEIIGRLKRHFERVQHFKPKASRQDSSEVFLVATGFKGQ is encoded by the coding sequence ATGAGCGACGAACAACCTCCCCGCAAGCGCATGGTCAAGCCGCCGGCCGGGGGCAACGAGGGCGGTCGCGGCAAGCCCGCGCGCCTGAAGACCGCCTATGGCCGCACGCCCAGCCAGCAGGCCTGGCTGGAGCGGCAGATCAACGACCCGTTCTCGGCCAAGGCCCGCGCCCTGGGCTATCGCAGCCGCGCGGCCTTCAAGATCAGCGAGATCGACGACAAGTTCCGGTTCTTCAAGAAGGGCGCGAAGGTCATCGACCTGGGCTGCGCGCCGGGCGGCTGGCTGCAGATCGCCGTGGAGCGTGGCGTGACCGACCTCGTGGGCATCGACCTCCTGCCGGTCGATCCCGTGGCGCCGGCGCACCTGCTGGAGATGGACTTCACCGCCGACGACGCGCCGGAGAAGCTGCTGGAGCTTCTGGGCGGGAAGCCGGACCTGGTCATGTCGGACATGGCTCCCAACACCGTCGGTCACCGCGAGACCGACCACCTGCGCATCGTCGGCCTGATCGAGATCGCGGCCGAGTTCGCCATCGACGTCCTGAAGCCCGGCGGGGCTTTCGTCGCCAAGGCCTTCCAGGGCGGCGAGACTGCCGAGATCATCGGTCGGCTGAAGCGCCACTTCGAACGGGTCCAGCACTTCAAGCCCAAGGCCAGCCGCCAGGACAGCTCCGAGGTGTTCCTGGTCGCGACGGGGTTCAAGGGGCAGTGA
- a CDS encoding potassium channel family protein, giving the protein MSGQSGVIEKLIARPFRNLGLAVTFVLVVAACAILAYMHAGWSFDDALYMVTLTIFTVGYGEVRPIDTDYLHGVTMATMVFGCTGVIIVTGALVQALTQSQLEHFFGKRVERDIDKLDGHIVICGFGRIGLMLASELSAAGETFVVVERDEERCQEARSLGFLCRHADATDEDVLRAMHVERAKVVATVLPDDAANVYITLSARSLNPKLEIIARGERPSTERKLIQAGADKVVMPAHIGAERIAEIILYPKLASYLREGQPDAAAREEDLAALGLDLSVVTAPASFAARRVTVGEFERRGGGLLVVRLDRGDGRVIDGPKPDEVIHAGDGVAVVSKLGRLGLPTIET; this is encoded by the coding sequence GTGAGCGGCCAAAGCGGCGTGATCGAGAAGCTGATCGCGCGGCCCTTCCGCAACCTGGGCCTGGCGGTGACCTTCGTCCTGGTCGTCGCCGCGTGCGCGATCCTGGCCTACATGCATGCGGGCTGGTCGTTCGACGACGCCCTCTACATGGTGACCCTGACCATCTTCACGGTGGGTTACGGCGAGGTCAGGCCGATCGACACCGACTACTTGCACGGCGTCACCATGGCCACGATGGTGTTCGGGTGCACCGGAGTCATCATCGTCACCGGCGCCCTGGTTCAGGCCCTGACCCAATCCCAACTCGAACATTTCTTTGGAAAGCGCGTGGAACGCGACATCGACAAGCTGGACGGCCACATCGTCATCTGCGGCTTCGGTCGCATCGGGCTGATGCTGGCCAGCGAACTGAGCGCCGCCGGCGAGACCTTCGTGGTCGTCGAGCGTGACGAGGAGCGCTGTCAGGAGGCGAGGTCGCTCGGCTTCCTCTGCCGTCACGCCGACGCCACCGACGAGGACGTGCTGCGGGCCATGCATGTGGAGCGGGCCAAGGTCGTGGCGACCGTGCTGCCCGACGACGCGGCCAACGTCTACATCACCCTGTCCGCCCGCAGCCTGAACCCCAAGCTGGAGATCATCGCGCGGGGCGAGCGGCCCAGCACCGAGCGCAAGCTGATCCAGGCGGGTGCGGACAAGGTCGTCATGCCGGCCCACATCGGGGCCGAGCGGATCGCCGAGATCATTCTCTACCCCAAGCTGGCCAGCTACCTGCGGGAGGGCCAGCCCGACGCCGCCGCGCGCGAGGAGGATCTGGCGGCCCTGGGCCTGGATCTCAGCGTGGTGACGGCCCCGGCGTCCTTCGCGGCGCGACGCGTGACGGTCGGCGAGTTCGAGCGCCGAGGCGGCGGCCTGCTGGTCGTTCGTCTCGACCGAGGCGATGGCCGGGTCATCGACGGGCCCAAGCCGGACGAGGTGATCCACGCCGGCGACGGCGTGGCTGTCGTCTCGAAGCTGGGGCGATTGGGACTGCCGACGATCGAAACCTGA
- a CDS encoding Ppx/GppA phosphatase family protein, with product MSEAPRAPGAPQGRRRRSQDESAACYAALDLGTNNCRLLVATPTPRGFRVVEAYSRIVRLGEGLSQSGQLSEEAMARSLAALKVCAEKIRRRKAIRVKAVATQACRGATNGPDFVRRVHEETGLKLQIISPREEAQLSVAGCMSLFDRQQDAALVVDVGGGSTELSWVDLKGGGLDAKPRQFAAWKLPIKAWLSIPVGVVTLAERFPEGERAAEGWFRAMVDDVKARIEAFPHAEPMREIFAQGRAHLVGTSGAITSLAGLHLGLPRYDRNVVDGLWMNRTDCDAAAERLQRLTAAERAQEPCIGADRADLVLAGAAILQAVQELWPCSRVRVADRGLREGLLMSLMSDQQRRPRRRRRGGAPKKSEAA from the coding sequence ATGTCGGAGGCGCCGCGCGCGCCCGGCGCCCCGCAAGGGCGGCGCCGGCGGTCTCAGGACGAGTCCGCCGCGTGCTACGCGGCCCTCGACCTGGGGACCAACAATTGCCGCCTGTTGGTGGCCACGCCCACGCCGCGCGGATTCCGCGTCGTCGAGGCCTATTCCCGCATCGTGCGCCTGGGCGAGGGGCTGTCGCAGAGCGGCCAGCTGTCCGAGGAGGCCATGGCCCGCTCGCTGGCGGCGCTGAAGGTCTGCGCCGAGAAGATCCGTCGCCGCAAGGCCATCAGGGTCAAGGCCGTCGCGACCCAGGCTTGCCGGGGCGCGACGAACGGTCCCGACTTCGTGCGCCGGGTGCACGAGGAGACGGGGCTCAAGCTGCAGATCATCAGCCCGCGCGAGGAGGCTCAGTTGTCGGTCGCCGGCTGCATGAGCCTGTTCGATCGCCAGCAGGACGCGGCCCTGGTGGTCGATGTCGGCGGCGGCTCGACCGAACTGTCGTGGGTTGACCTGAAGGGCGGCGGCCTCGACGCCAAGCCGCGCCAGTTCGCCGCCTGGAAGCTGCCGATCAAGGCCTGGCTGTCGATCCCCGTGGGCGTGGTCACCCTGGCCGAGCGCTTTCCCGAGGGCGAGCGCGCCGCCGAGGGCTGGTTCCGGGCCATGGTCGACGACGTCAAGGCGCGGATCGAGGCCTTCCCCCACGCCGAACCGATGCGGGAGATCTTCGCCCAGGGCAGGGCGCATCTGGTCGGCACTTCGGGCGCCATCACCAGCCTGGCGGGCCTGCACCTGGGCCTGCCGCGCTACGACCGCAACGTCGTCGACGGCCTCTGGATGAACCGGACCGACTGCGACGCGGCGGCCGAACGCCTTCAGCGCCTGACCGCCGCCGAGCGCGCCCAAGAGCCCTGCATCGGCGCGGATCGGGCCGACCTGGTGCTGGCGGGCGCGGCGATTCTCCAGGCCGTTCAGGAGCTCTGGCCGTGTTCGCGCGTGCGTGTCGCCGACCGAGGGCTTAGAGAAGGCCTCCTGATGTCCCTGATGTCCGATCAGCAGCGACGCCCGCGCCGGCGTCGTCGCGGCGGCGCCCCGAAGAAGTCTGAAGCCGCATGA